Proteins from a genomic interval of Nocardioidaceae bacterium:
- a CDS encoding NAD-dependent malic enzyme, which yields MAATTSSYSITMRLHTTTDYNVVGQIATCVGAAEGVVTAIDVAESRHDRLVVDVTCSASNEEHSHRIVEKVEELDGVTVHKVSDRTFLLHIGGKIEVSSKVSLKTRDDLSMAYTPGVGRVSRALADNPEDVPRLTVKGNSVAVVTDGSAVLGLGNIGPGAALPVMEGKAALFKRFADIDAWPICLASQDPDDIVQAVAMIAPGFGGINLEDIAAPGCFEVERRLQEMLDIPVFHDDQHGTAIVVTAALKNALRVVEKDLSDVTVVVAGAGAAGSAIVTLLLAGGVGEVVVVDKEGVLSRDDTSLAPAMAELASRTNPRRLTGGLDVALQGADVFIGVSAPDILAEEWIPTMAPDPIVFALANPDPEIDPAVAGRHAAVVASGRSDYPNQINNVLVFPGVFRGLLDARATDVTVEMMLKAADAIARVVGDDELNASFIIPSVFDSQVVTSVAEAIAGDEKD from the coding sequence ATGGCCGCCACCACCTCCTCGTACTCGATCACGATGCGTCTGCACACGACGACCGACTACAACGTCGTCGGTCAGATCGCCACCTGCGTGGGAGCGGCCGAGGGTGTCGTCACCGCCATCGACGTGGCGGAGTCACGGCACGACCGTCTGGTCGTCGACGTGACGTGCTCCGCGAGCAACGAGGAGCACTCCCACCGCATCGTCGAGAAGGTCGAGGAGCTCGACGGCGTCACCGTCCACAAGGTCTCCGACCGCACCTTCCTGCTGCACATCGGCGGCAAGATCGAGGTGTCCTCCAAGGTCTCGCTGAAGACCCGTGACGACCTCTCGATGGCCTACACGCCCGGCGTCGGCCGCGTCTCCCGCGCGCTGGCCGACAACCCCGAGGACGTCCCCCGCCTGACCGTCAAGGGCAACTCCGTCGCCGTGGTGACGGACGGATCCGCCGTGCTGGGTCTCGGCAACATCGGCCCCGGGGCGGCGCTGCCGGTGATGGAGGGCAAGGCCGCGCTCTTCAAGCGCTTCGCGGACATCGACGCCTGGCCGATCTGTCTGGCCAGCCAGGATCCCGACGACATCGTGCAGGCCGTCGCCATGATCGCGCCCGGCTTCGGCGGCATCAATCTCGAGGACATCGCGGCGCCGGGATGCTTCGAGGTCGAGCGTCGCCTGCAGGAGATGCTCGACATCCCCGTCTTCCACGACGACCAGCACGGCACGGCGATCGTGGTCACCGCAGCGTTGAAGAACGCGCTGAGGGTGGTCGAGAAGGACCTGAGCGACGTCACCGTCGTGGTCGCGGGCGCCGGAGCCGCCGGCTCGGCCATCGTCACCCTGCTCCTGGCCGGCGGGGTGGGCGAGGTCGTCGTGGTCGACAAGGAGGGCGTGCTTAGCCGCGATGACACGTCCCTGGCACCGGCCATGGCCGAGCTCGCCTCACGCACGAACCCGCGCCGCCTCACCGGCGGGCTCGACGTGGCGTTGCAGGGGGCGGACGTCTTCATCGGGGTCAGCGCGCCCGACATCCTCGCGGAGGAGTGGATCCCCACGATGGCGCCGGACCCCATTGTCTTCGCCCTCGCCAACCCCGACCCCGAGATCGATCCGGCGGTGGCCGGCCGTCACGCGGCGGTCGTGGCCAGCGGCAGGTCGGACTATCCCAACCAGATCAACAACGTGCTCGTCTTCCCCGGTGTCTTCCGAGGCCTTCTCGATGCCCGCGCCACCGATGTCACGGTCGAGATGATGCTCAAGGCCGCCGACGCGATCGCCCGGGTGGTGGGCGACGACGAGCTCAACGCGAGCTTCATCATCCCGAGCGTCTTCGACTCCCAGGTGGTCACCAGCGTCGCCGAGGCCATCGCGGGGGACGAGAAGGACTGA
- a CDS encoding HNH endonuclease, producing MIESLPVPETPRLLVAALQGVQVQQAGVELRRAQLVLAWADAHPGDHLVSDGTAPIAWHGEPDHQAGAGAGPALGGERAVQPGGAGTPLVAEFALAELGATLGLSVASTRRLVGDLLELRHRLRGCWARVEDLQVPLWRARRVAQATLDLHPEVAAAVDAQVADRVHTLGPAAIDQVVTRTRHRLDPEQAHALLDRCAQTRGVRVFLGDGTHTLTADVAATLDHLDALDLERAVAAGAAALAAAGSTESLDVRRAKALGALARGDQMLLDESAVQETDTGTRSGVVALPRASREVVLHVHLSEAALGDPAAASIAWVEQGPLRQVPVELVRQWCGAASTTRITLRPVLDPDAELTSDGYEPSTQLAEQIIIRDTGCVFPDCTRPARSCDLDHLHPYTAGGQTNSANLAPLCRFHHRLKTHGGWAYARTGPGAYEWTSPHRQRFLVTTRPGGPPQTRRLAGLPGGRDGPATIRIDPPPPPALPAEHVPVHAPARERTPAPF from the coding sequence GTGATCGAGTCCCTGCCCGTTCCTGAGACGCCGCGCCTGCTGGTCGCGGCGCTGCAGGGCGTGCAGGTCCAGCAGGCCGGTGTCGAGCTGCGCCGCGCGCAGCTGGTGCTGGCCTGGGCCGACGCGCACCCCGGGGACCACCTCGTGTCCGACGGCACCGCGCCGATCGCGTGGCACGGTGAGCCCGACCATCAGGCCGGCGCGGGTGCAGGCCCGGCGCTGGGTGGTGAACGAGCGGTGCAGCCGGGCGGGGCCGGAACACCTCTGGTGGCCGAGTTCGCGTTGGCTGAGCTGGGTGCCACGTTGGGGCTGTCGGTCGCGAGCACCCGTCGTTTGGTCGGTGACCTCCTCGAGCTCCGTCACCGGCTCCGTGGCTGCTGGGCACGTGTCGAGGACCTCCAGGTCCCGCTGTGGCGGGCCCGCCGCGTCGCCCAGGCCACCCTGGACCTGCACCCCGAGGTCGCCGCCGCGGTCGACGCCCAGGTCGCCGACCGGGTCCACACCCTCGGGCCCGCAGCGATCGACCAGGTCGTGACACGCACCCGCCACCGACTCGACCCCGAGCAGGCCCACGCGCTGCTGGACCGCTGCGCCCAGACCCGCGGGGTGCGGGTCTTCCTCGGCGACGGCACTCACACCCTCACCGCGGACGTCGCCGCGACCCTGGACCACCTCGATGCCCTCGACCTCGAACGCGCCGTCGCCGCCGGCGCCGCCGCACTCGCCGCAGCCGGGTCCACCGAGTCCCTCGACGTACGCCGCGCGAAGGCCCTCGGCGCACTCGCCCGCGGCGACCAGATGCTCCTGGACGAGTCCGCAGTCCAGGAGACCGACACCGGCACTCGCTCGGGGGTGGTGGCGCTGCCGCGGGCGTCGCGTGAGGTCGTGCTCCACGTCCACCTCTCCGAAGCCGCGCTCGGCGACCCCGCCGCGGCCAGCATCGCGTGGGTCGAGCAGGGTCCGCTGCGGCAGGTCCCCGTGGAGCTGGTGCGGCAGTGGTGCGGTGCTGCGTCCACCACCCGCATCACCCTGCGTCCCGTCCTCGACCCCGATGCTGAACTCACCAGCGACGGCTACGAGCCGTCGACCCAGTTGGCCGAGCAGATCATCATCCGCGACACCGGGTGCGTGTTCCCCGACTGCACCCGCCCGGCCCGCTCCTGCGACCTGGACCACCTGCACCCCTATACGGCCGGCGGGCAGACGAACTCAGCGAACCTCGCCCCGCTGTGCCGGTTCCACCACCGCCTCAAGACCCACGGCGGGTGGGCCTACGCCCGCACCGGGCCCGGTGCCTATGAGTGGACCTCTCCGCACCGCCAACGATTCCTCGTCACCACCCGCCCCGGAGGACCACCGCAGACCAGACGCCTCGCCGGGCTCCCCGGAGGCCGCGACGGACCCGCCACCATCCGCATCGACCCACCACCCCCACCAGCCCTGCCGGCCGAGCACGTCCCCGTACATGCGCCGGCACGAGAACGCACACCCGCACCCTTCTGA
- a CDS encoding alpha/beta fold hydrolase gives MAEHEHRDDPLHVREIGDSGERVIFLHGLFGQGKNFTTIAKDLRPDLRSTLVDLPNHGRSAWTDSVDYVATADVIAAWWRETYAEPAHLVGHSMGGKVAMVLALRHPDLVDRLVVVDISPTQSEGTGESGEFAHLLDSLAALDLATLERRGEADERLAERVDDARVRGFLLQNLHQQGEEFSWRANLDLLREGLPVIGGFPELDATFDHPVLWIAGERSDYVQDAHDPAMRALFPRTRQLTIKGAGHWVHAERPEAFTASLRVFLTA, from the coding sequence GTGGCCGAGCACGAGCACCGCGACGACCCGCTCCACGTCCGCGAGATCGGGGACTCCGGCGAGCGGGTGATCTTCCTGCACGGCCTGTTCGGGCAGGGCAAGAACTTCACGACCATCGCGAAGGACCTGCGGCCCGACCTGCGCTCGACCCTCGTCGATCTCCCCAACCACGGTCGGTCCGCGTGGACGGACTCCGTCGACTACGTCGCCACCGCGGACGTCATCGCTGCCTGGTGGCGTGAGACGTACGCCGAGCCCGCACACCTCGTGGGTCACTCCATGGGCGGCAAGGTCGCGATGGTGCTCGCGCTGCGGCACCCCGATCTCGTGGACCGTCTGGTGGTGGTCGACATCAGCCCCACGCAGAGCGAGGGCACGGGTGAGTCCGGGGAGTTCGCGCACCTGCTCGACTCGCTGGCCGCCCTCGACCTCGCGACGCTCGAGCGTCGCGGTGAGGCCGACGAACGACTCGCGGAGCGGGTCGACGACGCCCGCGTACGCGGGTTCCTCCTGCAGAACCTGCACCAGCAGGGCGAGGAGTTCTCCTGGCGCGCGAACCTCGACCTGCTGCGGGAGGGACTCCCCGTGATCGGCGGCTTCCCCGAGCTCGACGCGACCTTCGACCACCCCGTGCTGTGGATCGCGGGGGAGCGGTCCGACTACGTCCAGGACGCGCACGACCCGGCGATGCGGGCGCTGTTCCCGCGGACGCGCCAGCTCACCATCAAGGGCGCCGGTCACTGGGTGCACGCGGAGCGCCCCGAGGCATTCACCGCGTCGCTGCGGGTCTTCCTGACTGCCTGA
- a CDS encoding ABC transporter ATP-binding protein/permease, with product MSTTAAASSTVVAGRLAESATGILVTVFAMLVVGGVVLENGALVAWSAVVDRAEGRLRADLVDVVLAQPLDVAAEQAVGELLDRVDDDTHQVGNLLRRDAWQALRTVAALVPLWVVAGLTWTPAFVLVPLGLAAVVWVVRSRLAEISERKVVEEAAWTDHAAMVEEGIAARDDIRSSLGQPFVVRRTAELAAEVHRRFVRVLNLEAGIGLATGLLLHALLAAVAVAGVLLVDAGRLGVAELVTLFLVFSQLVGQADSAARRLPELQSGFGAVLRLRELLASPAEPAGGADLPDGDLDISLQGLRFAYPTGDFALRDLDLEVPAGSTLALVGRTGSGKSTLVSLLSRAADPPPGTVLLGGLDITEVDLATLRREVGVVTQRTELLAATLAENITLWAPVPRARVEAAVADLGLTAWIAGLPRGLDTPLGPGGTTLSAGEEQLVAFARLLVRDVRVVVLDEATARMDPVTEARVVAASSRLLQGRTGVLVAHRLATTDRADLVAVMEGGRIVQQGPRAELARTPGRFADLVRAAARDEQSQADAASAPEIGASTGIGSGSRREAAPPPAPVLEPTPSLVSATWRALMVRKLWGIATVPFFLFSAATGAFGAATAWLWGNLVAGLQDGADPTRLLVAVGASLLVAPFFLSAGIWLYPRWWVEVLLRVRNAVLVGQTRTRRLRRDPAGEVVGRAMDADRYVHYCDLWVDLTNGALLVVLTAALAGEPLAGLVPASVLLAAAGASWGGRAVAGRSESRASTTRAGFGRSLVSVLESLRTIKLAGATAYARGHLADVDGGRVEAALVEHRVRALLDAVPRLMVQTGAVVAWLGLLLGWWGLPTALLLASSIAGFEFFGRVAGAVVTQAPGTRAWIEATSAFGGGGQLVDLPEGVDLVAGAAPPPHPLDRTPAATWQVHDLTAVHDDGTVGVRGVSLTLDPGQLVLLLGPVGSGKSSVLAALAGLVSWTGEVCRDGTAITDAERELRPPHVAYVAQVPRVLSGTFEDNVAMHHDRPVAAALSAARLDEDVADAGGPKARVGHRGVRLSGGQVQRLALARALACEPDLLLADDVSSALDAATEIELWDTLRARGGTVLASTSKRAALARADRVVVLDAGEVVGTGTWSELEEEWGHLAG from the coding sequence GTGTCCACGACGGCAGCGGCCTCGTCGACGGTGGTCGCGGGTCGCCTGGCCGAGTCCGCCACGGGCATCCTCGTCACCGTATTCGCGATGCTGGTCGTGGGCGGGGTGGTGCTGGAGAACGGCGCTCTCGTCGCCTGGTCCGCCGTCGTCGACCGTGCCGAGGGCAGGCTCCGCGCCGACCTGGTGGACGTCGTCCTCGCGCAACCGTTGGACGTCGCCGCCGAGCAGGCCGTCGGCGAGCTGCTGGACCGGGTCGATGACGACACGCACCAGGTCGGCAACCTGCTGCGGCGCGACGCGTGGCAGGCGCTGCGCACCGTCGCGGCGCTCGTGCCGCTGTGGGTGGTCGCGGGGCTGACGTGGACTCCTGCCTTCGTCCTCGTCCCTCTCGGCCTCGCGGCCGTCGTCTGGGTCGTCCGTTCCCGTCTCGCCGAGATCTCCGAGCGCAAGGTCGTGGAGGAGGCCGCGTGGACGGACCACGCCGCGATGGTCGAGGAGGGCATCGCGGCCCGCGACGACATCCGCTCCAGCCTCGGCCAGCCCTTCGTCGTGCGCCGTACCGCGGAGCTCGCGGCCGAGGTGCATCGCCGGTTCGTCCGTGTGCTGAACCTCGAGGCGGGCATCGGCCTGGCCACGGGCCTGCTCCTGCATGCGCTGCTGGCAGCGGTCGCGGTGGCGGGGGTGCTGCTCGTGGACGCCGGTCGCCTGGGAGTCGCGGAGCTGGTCACGCTGTTCCTCGTCTTCTCGCAGCTGGTGGGGCAGGCCGACTCCGCTGCGCGCCGGCTGCCCGAGCTGCAGAGCGGCTTCGGGGCCGTGCTGCGGCTGCGGGAACTGCTCGCGTCGCCGGCGGAGCCCGCGGGTGGGGCCGACCTCCCCGACGGAGACCTCGACATCTCGCTGCAAGGGCTGCGCTTCGCGTACCCCACGGGCGACTTCGCCCTGCGCGACCTCGACCTCGAGGTTCCCGCCGGCAGCACGCTGGCGCTCGTGGGGCGTACGGGCTCGGGCAAGTCGACGCTGGTCTCGCTGCTGTCGCGCGCCGCGGACCCGCCGCCCGGCACCGTGCTCCTCGGCGGTCTCGACATCACCGAGGTCGACCTGGCCACGCTGCGCCGGGAGGTGGGTGTCGTCACCCAGCGCACCGAGCTGCTTGCCGCCACGCTGGCGGAGAACATCACGTTGTGGGCGCCGGTGCCGCGCGCACGCGTCGAGGCCGCGGTCGCGGACCTGGGCCTCACCGCGTGGATCGCCGGTCTGCCCCGCGGTCTCGACACCCCGTTGGGACCCGGCGGGACGACCCTCTCCGCCGGTGAGGAGCAGCTGGTCGCGTTCGCGCGGCTCCTGGTGCGCGACGTACGCGTCGTGGTGCTCGACGAGGCGACGGCAAGGATGGATCCGGTGACCGAGGCCCGCGTCGTCGCCGCCTCCTCGCGACTGCTGCAGGGGCGTACGGGCGTGCTGGTCGCTCACCGGCTGGCGACGACGGACCGCGCCGACCTGGTGGCAGTGATGGAGGGCGGCCGGATCGTGCAGCAGGGGCCGCGGGCCGAGCTGGCGCGTACGCCGGGTCGCTTCGCGGACCTGGTGCGAGCTGCCGCGCGCGACGAGCAGTCACAGGCGGACGCCGCATCCGCGCCAGAGATCGGTGCTTCCACAGGGATCGGGTCGGGCTCACGACGGGAGGCCGCGCCGCCTCCAGCGCCGGTGCTGGAGCCGACGCCGTCCCTGGTGTCGGCCACGTGGCGGGCGCTGATGGTGAGGAAGCTGTGGGGGATCGCGACGGTGCCGTTCTTCCTCTTCTCGGCAGCCACGGGGGCGTTCGGCGCGGCGACGGCGTGGCTGTGGGGGAACCTGGTCGCGGGGCTGCAGGACGGGGCGGACCCGACGCGTCTGCTGGTCGCCGTCGGCGCCTCGCTGCTGGTGGCTCCGTTCTTCCTGTCGGCGGGGATCTGGCTGTACCCGCGCTGGTGGGTCGAGGTGCTGCTGCGCGTACGCAACGCCGTGCTGGTCGGGCAGACCCGCACGCGACGGTTGCGCCGCGACCCGGCAGGCGAGGTCGTCGGGCGGGCGATGGACGCCGACCGCTACGTGCACTACTGCGACCTGTGGGTCGACCTGACCAACGGCGCGCTGCTGGTGGTGCTCACGGCAGCGCTGGCGGGAGAGCCGCTCGCCGGTCTCGTGCCCGCGTCAGTGCTGCTCGCGGCTGCTGGCGCGTCGTGGGGTGGTCGGGCGGTCGCGGGGCGATCCGAGAGCCGGGCCTCGACGACCCGCGCCGGCTTCGGTCGCTCCCTGGTCTCGGTGCTGGAGTCGCTGCGCACCATCAAGCTGGCCGGCGCGACGGCGTACGCCCGCGGCCACCTCGCCGATGTCGACGGCGGGCGCGTGGAGGCTGCGCTCGTGGAGCACCGCGTGCGTGCGCTGCTCGACGCGGTGCCGCGGCTGATGGTGCAGACCGGCGCGGTGGTCGCCTGGCTGGGTCTGCTGCTGGGCTGGTGGGGGCTGCCCACCGCGCTGCTGCTGGCGTCTTCCATCGCCGGGTTCGAGTTCTTCGGACGGGTCGCCGGTGCCGTGGTCACCCAGGCGCCGGGCACCCGGGCCTGGATCGAGGCCACTTCGGCCTTCGGCGGGGGAGGCCAGCTGGTCGACCTGCCGGAGGGAGTCGACCTCGTCGCGGGCGCTGCTCCGCCGCCGCATCCGCTGGACCGGACGCCGGCAGCGACATGGCAGGTGCACGACCTGACGGCCGTCCACGACGACGGCACGGTCGGAGTGCGCGGGGTCTCCCTGACTCTGGATCCTGGCCAGCTGGTCCTCTTGCTCGGCCCGGTCGGCTCCGGCAAGTCGAGCGTGCTCGCCGCGCTGGCGGGCCTGGTCTCCTGGACCGGCGAGGTCTGCCGCGACGGCACCGCGATCACGGATGCGGAGCGCGAGCTGCGGCCGCCGCACGTAGCGTACGTCGCGCAGGTGCCACGGGTGCTGTCCGGAACGTTCGAGGACAACGTCGCGATGCACCACGACCGGCCTGTGGCTGCGGCGCTGTCGGCAGCGCGGCTGGACGAGGACGTCGCTGACGCCGGCGGACCCAAGGCACGTGTCGGGCACCGCGGCGTACGCCTGTCCGGCGGCCAGGTGCAGCGCCTGGCCCTCGCTCGGGCGCTCGCCTGCGAGCCCGACCTGCTGCTGGCCGACGACGTGTCGTCGGCGCTGGACGCGGCAACGGAGATCGAGCTCTGGGACACCCTGCGTGCGCGCGGCGGCACGGTGCTGGCGTCGACGTCCAAGCGCGCAGCCTTGGCGCGGGCCGATCGGGTGGTCGTGCTCGACGCAGGCGAGGTCGTCGGAACGGGCACGTGGAGCGAGCTCGAGGAGGAGTGGGGGCACCTGGCCGGGTGA
- a CDS encoding acyltransferase gives MSAPASFWQRFGTLPVGEKASRRDIQGLRGFAVLLVLLAHAGVPGFGGGFLGVDVFFVVSGFLITGLLVREVRKTGTVSIGGFYARRARRILPAATVLLVVTVAVAALILPFVEADRIGRDALWAAFFAANIHYALQGVDYFAADLSPSAFQHFWSLAVEEQFYIVWPVLVLGLAWVAARRGRRTTAGTVGIVAAIAVVACFAWSLYATSTSPSTAYFSTLARAWEIGVGALLACVAAPLSAWLTTRRREVLAAGGMIAIVIGLASVDPTTPWPGAWALLPVLGTAAMLAAGLPHPRNPDGSFRPMPGPTYASRLIEIAPVRWIGDISYSLYLWHWPLLIVTASYLGRDLTVWEATGLMVLAVPVGAISYYLIENPWRHGVEELDLRGQRRSLVLWPAALAISVLAVQGSTWYVAAQQSNGASTVALGAPAAPSAGDGVAGADAPDAGALLTAALDVVTSDAAQQAPIPFPLGQDLLELNEDRVQFDERCTAEPDETSHDICPAGDRDAATTVVLMGDSHLNMWSPGVDRVASQAGVRVVPLIKFGCTPIDIEILRVDVDRSYTECDQWRDWSLDQIEKLQPAAVILGTHTHFQALDAGGSVIEGPARDAAWSDGVRRTAEALAPVTEEVRLLGDLNFLDQSPADCLSRRDATIGDCTFPISRTVTAMDQLAQEALEGTGAELVPLTDMLCVDGRCPLVAADLSVYRDVQHVSASWAEYAAPALWERLDLDIGRGDTTGSSSDDVTASAG, from the coding sequence GTGAGCGCCCCGGCCAGCTTCTGGCAGCGCTTCGGCACCCTGCCCGTGGGCGAGAAGGCCTCGCGCCGCGACATCCAGGGCCTGCGCGGCTTCGCCGTGCTGCTCGTGCTCCTCGCCCACGCCGGCGTCCCCGGCTTCGGCGGCGGGTTCCTCGGCGTCGACGTCTTCTTCGTGGTCTCCGGCTTCCTCATCACCGGGCTCCTGGTGCGCGAGGTGCGCAAGACGGGCACCGTGTCGATCGGCGGCTTCTACGCCCGCCGCGCCCGCCGCATCCTGCCGGCCGCGACGGTGCTGCTGGTGGTCACCGTGGCTGTCGCGGCGCTGATCCTCCCCTTCGTGGAGGCCGACCGGATCGGGCGCGACGCCTTGTGGGCGGCGTTCTTCGCCGCCAACATCCACTACGCCCTGCAGGGCGTAGACTACTTCGCCGCCGACCTGTCCCCCTCGGCGTTCCAGCACTTCTGGTCCCTCGCGGTCGAGGAGCAGTTCTACATCGTCTGGCCGGTGCTGGTGCTCGGCCTCGCCTGGGTCGCCGCACGACGCGGGCGCCGCACGACCGCGGGCACGGTCGGCATCGTGGCCGCCATCGCCGTGGTGGCCTGCTTCGCGTGGTCCCTGTACGCCACGAGCACCTCACCCAGCACGGCGTACTTCTCGACCCTCGCCCGCGCCTGGGAGATCGGCGTCGGAGCCCTGCTGGCCTGCGTGGCCGCTCCCCTGTCGGCGTGGCTGACCACGCGCCGCCGCGAGGTGCTCGCCGCCGGCGGCATGATCGCGATCGTCATCGGCCTGGCCTCGGTCGACCCGACCACGCCGTGGCCGGGAGCGTGGGCCCTGCTGCCGGTGCTCGGCACGGCGGCGATGCTCGCGGCCGGCCTGCCGCACCCCCGCAACCCCGACGGGTCCTTCCGCCCGATGCCCGGTCCGACGTACGCCAGCCGTCTCATCGAGATCGCCCCGGTGCGCTGGATCGGCGACATCTCCTACTCGCTCTACCTGTGGCACTGGCCCCTGCTCATCGTGACCGCGTCGTACCTCGGGCGCGACCTCACCGTGTGGGAGGCCACGGGCCTGATGGTGCTGGCGGTCCCGGTCGGCGCCATCAGCTACTACCTGATCGAGAACCCCTGGCGCCACGGCGTGGAGGAGCTCGACCTGCGAGGTCAGCGCCGCTCGCTGGTGCTGTGGCCCGCAGCCCTCGCGATCTCGGTGCTCGCGGTGCAGGGCTCGACCTGGTACGTCGCGGCGCAGCAGTCGAACGGCGCCTCGACCGTGGCCCTGGGCGCGCCCGCGGCGCCGTCTGCCGGCGACGGTGTCGCCGGCGCGGACGCGCCCGACGCAGGCGCACTCCTGACGGCTGCGCTCGACGTGGTCACCTCCGACGCCGCCCAGCAGGCGCCGATCCCCTTCCCGCTGGGTCAGGACCTGCTGGAGCTCAACGAGGACCGTGTGCAGTTCGACGAGCGCTGCACCGCCGAGCCCGACGAGACCAGCCACGACATCTGTCCCGCGGGCGACCGTGACGCCGCGACCACCGTCGTGCTGATGGGCGACTCCCACCTGAACATGTGGTCACCGGGTGTCGACCGGGTCGCCAGCCAGGCCGGCGTACGCGTGGTGCCACTCATCAAGTTCGGCTGCACCCCGATCGACATCGAGATCCTCCGGGTGGACGTCGACCGGTCCTACACCGAGTGCGACCAGTGGCGCGACTGGTCGCTCGACCAGATCGAGAAGCTCCAGCCGGCCGCTGTGATCCTCGGTACGCACACCCACTTCCAGGCGCTCGACGCCGGCGGCAGCGTCATCGAGGGGCCGGCCCGCGACGCGGCCTGGAGCGACGGCGTACGCCGCACCGCTGAGGCACTGGCCCCCGTGACCGAGGAGGTACGTCTGCTCGGCGACCTCAACTTCCTCGACCAGAGTCCGGCCGACTGCCTCTCCCGGCGCGACGCCACCATCGGCGACTGCACGTTCCCGATCAGCCGCACCGTCACCGCCATGGACCAGCTGGCGCAGGAGGCTCTCGAAGGCACCGGCGCCGAGCTGGTGCCCCTGACCGACATGTTGTGCGTGGACGGTCGGTGCCCGCTCGTGGCGGCCGACCTCAGCGTCTACCGCGACGTGCAGCACGTGAGCGCCTCGTGGGCGGAGTACGCCGCGCCCGCCCTGTGGGAGCGGCTGGACCTCGACATCGGACGCGGCGACACGACCGGGAGCTCGTCCGACGACGTGACGGCATCAGCAGGCTGA
- a CDS encoding aldo/keto reductase, with product MHTRTLGNDTVGTHQVGAVGIGCMTMDQEGRAPRDQLLATVRAAVDAGVTLFDTADAYGPGKLGAGANGENERLLASLLDEAGVREHALVATKAGHVRTDPDGGWDTDSSAEHLRHAVDASIERLGVEHIDLWQHHRPDPDTPYEEVLQTLKAIHDSGKVRMIGLSNADPEQIKTAHAVLGSALVSVQNQFSPKFRSSAREIEVCADLGIAFLPWSPLGGLNDAKELAEKHPAFARVAEEHEVSAQQIAIAWELAQADVVIPIPGAKRPESITDSAAAADLQLTDEQLAALDAD from the coding sequence ATGCACACACGCACACTCGGCAACGACACCGTCGGCACCCACCAGGTCGGGGCGGTCGGCATCGGCTGCATGACCATGGACCAGGAGGGCCGCGCCCCTCGCGACCAGCTGCTCGCGACCGTGCGTGCCGCGGTCGATGCGGGCGTCACGCTCTTCGACACCGCGGACGCGTACGGGCCCGGCAAGCTGGGAGCCGGGGCGAACGGTGAGAACGAGCGGTTGCTCGCCTCCCTGCTCGACGAGGCCGGCGTACGCGAGCACGCGCTCGTGGCGACGAAGGCCGGCCACGTGCGCACCGATCCGGACGGCGGCTGGGACACCGACTCCTCCGCCGAGCACCTGCGTCACGCCGTCGACGCCTCGATCGAGCGGCTCGGCGTCGAGCACATCGACCTCTGGCAGCACCACCGGCCGGACCCCGACACCCCGTACGAGGAGGTGCTGCAGACGCTGAAGGCGATCCACGACTCCGGCAAGGTCCGCATGATCGGGCTCTCCAACGCCGATCCCGAGCAGATCAAGACCGCCCATGCGGTGCTCGGCAGCGCCCTGGTGAGCGTGCAGAACCAGTTCAGCCCCAAGTTCCGCTCCTCGGCGCGTGAGATCGAGGTCTGCGCGGACCTGGGCATCGCGTTCCTGCCGTGGTCGCCCCTGGGCGGTCTCAACGACGCGAAGGAGCTCGCCGAGAAGCACCCCGCCTTCGCCCGCGTCGCCGAGGAGCACGAGGTCTCCGCGCAGCAGATCGCGATTGCGTGGGAACTGGCCCAGGCCGACGTCGTCATCCCGATCCCGGGCGCCAAGCGGCCGGAGTCGATCACGGACTCGGCCGCGGCGGCGGACCTGCAGCTCACCGACGAGCAGCTCGCCGCGCTCGACGCCGACTGA
- a CDS encoding sortase produces the protein MSGSRVRALAAAAVLAPVLGCADAGPNTASDAGPDETVRTVDTAAVEEPAPEATPIEATPEAVPADDLEPPKAQPSDGRARDALLSIPALGIRDVQVVSYRGFTDDAEGTDIRNGGVAASPTGPRGGAGPGGVGNYQVTAHRLSAGGIFQYLPDLGRGDRIRVAAGDTTYVYAVRRTRITSFRSAESLREQRAAVPGRPGVEPTRAMVTLSTCRTLEDHAEGNYWSDEFDNPENRIDKIGVLVRTIEG, from the coding sequence ATGTCCGGTTCGCGGGTGCGCGCCCTCGCCGCCGCCGCGGTGCTCGCGCCTGTGCTGGGCTGCGCGGACGCCGGGCCGAACACCGCGTCGGACGCCGGGCCGGACGAGACCGTGCGGACGGTGGACACGGCCGCGGTGGAGGAGCCGGCCCCTGAGGCGACACCGATCGAGGCCACGCCCGAGGCCGTACCGGCTGACGACCTGGAACCACCGAAGGCTCAGCCCTCGGACGGCCGCGCCCGTGACGCGCTGCTGAGCATCCCCGCGCTGGGCATCCGGGACGTGCAGGTCGTGTCCTACCGCGGGTTCACCGACGACGCCGAGGGCACCGACATCCGGAACGGCGGCGTCGCGGCCAGCCCCACCGGGCCCCGCGGCGGCGCCGGGCCCGGCGGTGTCGGCAACTACCAGGTCACCGCCCACCGGCTCTCGGCCGGCGGCATCTTCCAGTACCTGCCCGACCTCGGTCGGGGGGACCGCATCCGCGTCGCGGCCGGGGACACGACCTACGTGTACGCGGTGCGCCGCACCCGCATCACCAGCTTCCGCAGCGCCGAGTCGCTGCGCGAGCAGCGCGCCGCCGTCCCCGGTCGACCGGGCGTCGAGCCGACCCGCGCGATGGTGACGCTGTCGACGTGCCGGACGCTGGAGGACCACGCCGAGGGCAACTACTGGTCGGACGAGTTCGACAACCCCGAGAACCGCATCGACAAGATCGGTGTGCTCGTCCGCACCATCGAGGGCTGA